In Marasmius oreades isolate 03SP1 chromosome 3, whole genome shotgun sequence, a single window of DNA contains:
- a CDS encoding uncharacterized protein (CAZy:GH25), with amino-acid sequence MKSHFLLPLIPLALAATLEKRAAPQGIDVSHFQPNVDWAQVKANGISFAFIKATEGTTFIDPSFSSHYTGATNAGLIRGAYHFGHPDSSSGATQANFFLAHGGGWSGDGITFPGVLDIEFNPSGDTCYGLTPAAMVSWIKDFSDTYHAKTTRFPIIYTNTNWWKQCTGNSAAFTSNSLWIARFSSSPGELPAGWPTYTFWQFADSGPNPGDQDNFNGDLAGLKRIATG; translated from the exons ATGAAATCGCATTTTCTACTGCCTTTGATACCTCTCGCCTTGGCTGCCACTCTGGAGAAACGGGCTGCCCCGCAGGGCATAGATGTTTCTCACTTCCAACCGAATGTCGACTGGGCGCAGGTCAAAGCGAATGGTATTTCATTCGCTTTTATAAAAGCGACCGAAGGAACTA CGTTCATCGACCCCTCATTTTCGTCTCATTACACTGGAGCCACGAATGCTGGACTTATTCGTGGAgcgtatcactttggccatCCAGACTCGAGCTCAGGAGCCACGCAAGCAAACTTCTTTTTGGCTCACGGGG GTGGATGGTCCGGTGATGGGATCACTTTCCCTGGTGTATTGGACATTGAAT TTAATCCAAGTGGCGACACTTGTTACGGTCTGACTCCCGCTGCCATGGTCAGCTGGATCAAGGATTTTTCAGATACATACCACGCAAAGACCACTAG GTTCCCGA TCATCTACACAAACACGAACTGGTGGAAACAATGCACCGGCAACAGCGCAGCGTTCACTTCGAATTCACTTTGGATTGCCCGCTTCAGTTCTAGCCCTGGTGAATTGCCGGCGGGTTGGCC AACCTACACCTTCTGGCAATTTGCGGATTCTGGTCCCAATCCTGGCGATCAAGACAATTTCAACGGTGACCTTGCAGGGCTTAAACG GATCGCGACTGGATAG